A stretch of the Candidatus Hydrogenedentota bacterium genome encodes the following:
- the rplO gene encoding 50S ribosomal protein L15, with product MDLNTLKNADGARRPRTRVGRGPSSGLGKTSGRGHKGQKARSGYSARAGFEGGQMPLHRRIPKRGFHHEKRFLMAEVNVDVLESKFDAGEEVTTAALIAREIVDPERGGVKLLGRGELTKKLTVKVQAVSPGARAKIEAAGGTVECVKLGTK from the coding sequence ATGGATTTGAACACGCTGAAAAACGCGGACGGCGCCCGCCGGCCCCGCACGCGGGTGGGCCGCGGGCCAAGTTCCGGGCTGGGCAAGACCTCCGGACGCGGCCACAAGGGACAAAAGGCACGTTCCGGTTATTCGGCGCGGGCCGGCTTTGAAGGCGGCCAGATGCCGCTGCACCGCCGGATTCCCAAGCGCGGTTTCCATCACGAAAAACGCTTCCTGATGGCCGAAGTCAACGTGGACGTGCTGGAGAGCAAGTTCGACGCGGGCGAGGAAGTGACCACGGCCGCGTTGATCGCCCGGGAGATCGTGGATCCGGAACGGGGCGGCGTGAAACTGCTCGGTCGCGGTGAACTTACCAAAAAACTGACGGTCAAGGTCCAGGCGGTATCGCCCGGCGCGCGCGCGAAAATCGAGGCGGCCGGCGGAACCGTCGAGTGCGTCAAACTCGGGACCAAGTAG
- the secY gene encoding preprotein translocase subunit SecY: MSKPIEAFRNAWKIPELRRRITFTLIMLAIYRLGAHVPTPGVDGAALAKMIGGGGGLLGFYDIFSGGAFSNATVFALGIMPYISASIILSLLVAVVPALEKLSKQGQEGQKKITEYTRYGTIGLCIIQSVGIGMFLQNQGEDIVANPGIGFLLMCVISFTTGTAFIMWVGERISENGLGNGISLIIFISIASRLPNAIIRIFQMIGQNQLSIFQALILVALLGLVVAGAIWITTGQRRIPVQYPRQVKGRKVFGGQRNYLPLRVNQAGVIPIIFASSILMLPGMLHGAIAIPAIEDFITNWFDYNGFFYNAVYAILIIFFSYFYTAITFNPVEIADNMKKYGGVIMGVRPGKATAEYLNTVMVRITLVGSLFLAVVALLPNIVYKFLQVYDWTIVGFFGGTSLLILVGVALDTVRQIEQHLIMRHYDGFSAKGRRLRGRRG; encoded by the coding sequence GTGTCGAAGCCAATCGAAGCGTTCCGGAACGCATGGAAAATTCCGGAACTCCGTCGCCGCATCACGTTTACGCTCATCATGCTGGCCATCTACCGGTTGGGCGCGCACGTGCCCACGCCCGGCGTGGACGGGGCCGCCTTGGCCAAGATGATCGGCGGTGGCGGCGGCTTGTTGGGGTTCTACGATATTTTCAGCGGCGGCGCCTTCAGCAACGCGACCGTTTTTGCCCTTGGCATCATGCCCTACATCAGCGCTTCGATTATCCTGTCGCTTCTGGTGGCCGTCGTGCCCGCGCTCGAAAAACTTTCCAAACAGGGCCAGGAAGGACAGAAGAAAATCACCGAGTACACCCGCTACGGCACGATTGGCCTGTGCATCATCCAGTCGGTCGGCATCGGCATGTTCTTGCAGAATCAGGGCGAGGACATCGTGGCGAACCCCGGAATCGGGTTCCTGCTGATGTGTGTCATCTCGTTTACGACCGGGACGGCCTTCATCATGTGGGTGGGCGAACGGATTAGCGAGAACGGCCTCGGTAACGGCATTTCCCTGATCATTTTCATTAGCATCGCTTCCCGGCTGCCCAACGCCATCATCCGTATCTTTCAAATGATCGGCCAGAACCAACTCAGCATTTTCCAGGCGTTGATCCTGGTGGCGCTGCTGGGTCTCGTCGTCGCCGGCGCCATCTGGATCACGACCGGCCAGCGCCGCATTCCCGTCCAATATCCGCGGCAGGTCAAAGGACGCAAGGTTTTCGGCGGACAGCGCAATTACCTGCCCCTGCGCGTCAATCAGGCCGGCGTGATTCCAATCATCTTCGCCAGTTCGATCCTGATGCTTCCGGGCATGCTGCATGGCGCGATCGCCATTCCCGCGATTGAGGATTTCATCACAAATTGGTTTGACTACAATGGATTCTTCTACAACGCGGTTTATGCGATTCTGATTATCTTTTTTTCGTATTTCTACACGGCGATTACGTTCAATCCCGTCGAAATCGCGGACAACATGAAGAAATACGGCGGCGTGATCATGGGCGTGCGGCCGGGCAAGGCCACCGCCGAATATCTCAACACGGTCATGGTCCGAATCACACTCGTGGGTTCGTTGTTCCTGGCCGTCGTCGCGCTGCTGCCCAATATCGTGTACAAGTTTCTCCAAGTGTACGACTGGACCATCGTGGGCTTTTTCGGCGGAACGAGCCTGCTGATCCTTGTTGGTGTCGCGCTTGATACCGTGCGCCAGATCGAACAACACCTGATCATGCGCCATTATGACGGATTCTCGGCCAAAGGACGCCGCCTGCGCGGAAGGAGAGGGTGA
- a CDS encoding adenylate kinase gives MRIVMLGGPGAGKGTQAKRMSEAYKLPHISTGDIFRANLREGTPLGLEAKKYMDAGKLVPDQLTCEIVADRIAQGDCAGGYLLDGFPRSLPQAETFQQLLSSRGETLDLAINVDVNDDVIVARLSARRSCPKCGAIYNLQFGPPKKEGVCDVDGEALIQRQDDQEATIRERLRVYHETTEPIIAYYEKQGILKTVDGEAPPDAIFAKIEEIVSAAGTAR, from the coding sequence TTGCGTATCGTCATGCTCGGCGGACCGGGCGCCGGAAAGGGCACCCAGGCAAAACGGATGTCGGAAGCGTACAAACTGCCGCATATCTCGACCGGCGACATCTTTCGCGCCAACCTGCGGGAAGGGACGCCGCTGGGCCTTGAAGCCAAAAAATACATGGATGCCGGCAAACTCGTGCCGGACCAGTTGACCTGCGAGATCGTGGCCGACCGCATTGCCCAGGGCGATTGCGCGGGCGGATACCTCTTGGACGGATTTCCCCGATCCCTGCCCCAGGCGGAAACCTTTCAGCAATTGTTGTCATCCCGCGGCGAGACCCTCGATTTGGCCATCAACGTGGATGTGAACGACGACGTAATCGTCGCCCGTTTGTCGGCGCGCCGGTCGTGTCCGAAGTGCGGCGCGATATATAATTTGCAGTTCGGCCCGCCGAAAAAGGAAGGTGTCTGCGATGTGGACGGCGAAGCCCTCATCCAGCGGCAGGACGATCAGGAAGCGACCATACGCGAACGGTTGCGCGTCTATCACGAGACGACGGAGCCGATCATCGCCTATTACGAAAAGCAAGGTATTTTGAAGACGGTTGACGGGGAAGCCCCGCCAGACGCCATCTTCGCAAAAATTGAAGAAATAGTGTCCGCGGCCGGGACCGCACGCTGA
- the map gene encoding type I methionyl aminopeptidase, with protein MIAIRTAREIAILREANRIVADVLSAMADHVAPGVTTRELDALGERLIRERGAIPSFLGYRGYPAATCISVDEVIIHGIPGPRKLRAGEIVGMDVGVLYKGYYGDAALTVPCGTIDKERARLLEVTDRALAAAIATATAGNWLQDISRAIQRTAESAGFSVVRVFVGHGIGTSMHEDPQIPNFDTGERGCRLKPGMVFALEPMINAGVFEVRMLEDRWTAVTADGRPSAHFEHSIVVGETEAEILSLTPHRTWGMPRRAS; from the coding sequence GTGATTGCCATTCGCACAGCGCGTGAAATCGCGATTTTGCGCGAAGCGAACCGGATTGTGGCGGATGTGCTGAGCGCCATGGCGGATCATGTGGCGCCCGGCGTGACGACGCGCGAACTCGACGCGCTGGGCGAGCGCCTGATCCGCGAACGCGGGGCCATCCCCTCGTTCCTCGGGTATCGCGGGTATCCGGCGGCCACGTGCATTTCGGTGGATGAAGTGATTATCCACGGGATTCCGGGGCCGAGGAAACTGCGCGCGGGCGAAATCGTCGGCATGGATGTCGGCGTCCTGTACAAGGGTTACTACGGCGATGCGGCCTTGACGGTGCCCTGCGGGACGATCGACAAGGAACGGGCGCGGTTGCTGGAAGTGACGGATCGCGCCCTGGCCGCCGCCATTGCGACCGCCACGGCCGGCAACTGGCTGCAGGACATTTCGCGCGCGATTCAACGCACGGCGGAGTCGGCCGGTTTTTCGGTTGTTCGGGTGTTTGTGGGCCACGGCATCGGCACCTCGATGCACGAGGATCCGCAGATTCCGAATTTCGACACCGGAGAGCGCGGATGCCGGTTGAAACCCGGCATGGTGTTCGCCCTCGAACCCATGATCAACGCGGGTGTATTCGAGGTGCGAATGCTGGAAGACCGGTGGACGGCCGTAACAGCCGACGGACGGCCCAGTGCGCATTTTGAGCATAGTATTGTGGTTGGCGAGACCGAGGCGGAGATTTTAAGCCTAACGCCCCACCGGACGTGGGGCATGCCGAGGCGCGCCTCATAA
- the infA gene encoding translation initiation factor IF-1, with the protein MQKEEAIEVEGTVVESLPNAMFRVELKNKHRILAHVSGKMRMNFIRILPGDRVKLEMSPYDLTRGRITYRYK; encoded by the coding sequence ATGCAGAAAGAAGAAGCGATAGAAGTGGAAGGTACGGTGGTCGAGTCGCTCCCGAATGCGATGTTTCGGGTGGAACTCAAGAACAAGCACCGGATTTTGGCTCATGTGTCGGGCAAAATGCGGATGAATTTCATCCGAATCTTGCCCGGCGACCGCGTCAAACTTGAAATGTCGCCCTACGACCTGACGCGGGGCCGGATTACCTACCGGTACAAGTGA
- the rpmJ gene encoding 50S ribosomal protein L36 — protein sequence MKVRSSTKKICEKCKIIKRHGRIRVICENPRHKQRQG from the coding sequence ATGAAAGTGCGCAGTTCGACGAAAAAAATTTGCGAGAAGTGCAAGATAATCAAGCGCCACGGGCGCATTCGCGTGATCTGCGAGAATCCGCGGCACAAACAGCGCCAGGGATAA
- the rpsM gene encoding 30S ribosomal protein S13, which yields MARVVGVDLPRDKRVEAGLQSIFGIGLTRAREVLGKAGVNGDTRVRDLTDEEVSKLSTIIQNDYKVEGDLRREVSANIKRLMDINCYRGLRHKRGLPVRGQRSHTNARTRKGPRRATIKKK from the coding sequence ATGGCTCGTGTAGTGGGTGTGGATCTTCCGCGCGACAAGCGCGTGGAGGCCGGACTTCAGTCCATTTTTGGCATAGGGTTGACGCGTGCGCGGGAAGTGCTCGGCAAGGCCGGTGTGAACGGCGATACCCGGGTGCGCGATCTGACCGACGAGGAAGTCAGCAAACTGTCCACCATTATTCAAAACGACTACAAGGTGGAAGGCGATCTGCGCCGCGAAGTCAGCGCCAATATCAAGCGTTTGATGGACATCAATTGTTACCGCGGCCTTCGGCACAAGCGCGGCCTGCCTGTCCGTGGACAGCGATCGCACACCAACGCCCGCACCCGCAAAGGACCGCGGCGGGCGACCATTAAGAAGAAATAG
- the rpsK gene encoding 30S ribosomal protein S11: protein MAKEKRTAPGKAKTAKKRRSALNVTSGIAHILASFNNTIVSITDMQGNVVAWSSAGQAGFSGSRKSTAFAAQLAAEQAARKSLDAGMKEVRVYVCGPGAGRESAIRAIQAAGLDVTLIRDVTRIPHNGCRPRKRRRV, encoded by the coding sequence GTGGCCAAGGAAAAAAGAACCGCACCCGGCAAGGCCAAGACGGCCAAAAAGCGCCGCTCGGCGCTCAATGTGACGTCGGGCATCGCCCATATTTTGGCATCGTTCAACAATACCATCGTTTCGATTACCGATATGCAAGGCAACGTGGTGGCATGGTCGAGCGCGGGGCAGGCCGGCTTTTCCGGTTCCCGAAAAAGCACGGCGTTCGCCGCGCAGTTGGCGGCCGAGCAGGCCGCGCGCAAGTCGCTCGACGCGGGCATGAAAGAAGTCCGCGTCTACGTGTGCGGCCCCGGCGCGGGACGCGAATCGGCCATCCGGGCCATCCAGGCGGCGGGTCTCGATGTTACGCTTATCCGCGACGTGACCCGCATTCCGCACAACGGATGCAGGCCGCGGAAACGTCGCCGCGTGTAA